From Cryptosporangium phraense:
GCCCTCGCCCGGGCGATCGGCATCCCGACCGCCACCTCCGGCATCGACTGGCGTGAGCTGGCCGTTCAGGTCGTGCTCGCCGCCGTGGGTGTTGCCCTGGTCGCCGGCTTCTACGGCCGCAGCGGTGGCCGTGGCCGTCGCCCGCTGGTTCGCTGAACCAGCTAGCACATCTGGTAACGCGGCTGGGGCCGCTCCCCTTCGGGGGAGCGGCCCCAGCCGCGTTTTGCGAATGCCTATGTTTGACGACGAGAGCCAGCGGCTATACGTGCCGAATTGCTTTCAGTCGATGAGTCGCCGACGCAGAAAAGAAACTGCGCCTACCCACATGGCGGAAGCGAAAAACACCAGCGCGAGAACGTGCCCCAGATCGTTAGGGCCGAGCCGATCGAAAACCGAGTGACGCACGAGTTCGACGCAGTGGTAGAGCGGGTTGAGCTGACTCGCGGTGTGCGCCCACGGGGGAAGAGTGTCGAGTGGGAAGAACGTGCCGGCGACCAGGAACAACGGGGTCAGTAGCCCGGAAATGATGTAGTTGAAGCTGTCGATGTTCGGAACGATCGCCGACATCCACATGCCGAACAGCCCGAACCCCAGCCCGGTGACGAAGCCGATCAGCGGCACCAGCACGACGGTCGGGGACGGCCGGAGCCCGAACAGCACGGCGACGCCCAGCGGTGCGCACCCGTAGACGCCCGCTTTCAGCCCGATCCACAGCGCCTCGCCGGTGACCAGCTCGTGCACGTCGACCGGCGTGGCCAGCACCGCGTCGTACGTGTGCTGGAACGTGCGCCGGACGAACGTCTGGAACATGCCGGCGAAGGCCGACGTGAACAGCACCGCGGTGCCGACCACGCCGGTGCCCAGGAAGTCGAGATACCGGTAGCCGCCGACCGCCGAGACCAGCGAGCCGAACCCGAACCCGAACGCCAGCAGGTAGATCGTCGGCTCGACGACCGACGAGAACGTGCTCGAGAGCCAGTAGCGCCGGAACACGGCCAGGTCGTGGACCATCACGCCGGCGAGCGCGGTGGGCTCGATGAACCGCAGCCGCGGCCGTTCGTCGGTGCTCATGCCACGTACTCCCCGGTCAGCGTGACGAAGACGTCTTCGAGATTGGCGGGACGAGGGGTGCCGGGGCCGAGGACGGCGGCCAGCGTCGCGGGCATGTCTTCG
This genomic window contains:
- a CDS encoding ABC transporter permease, with the translated sequence MSTDERPRLRFIEPTALAGVMVHDLAVFRRYWLSSTFSSVVEPTIYLLAFGFGFGSLVSAVGGYRYLDFLGTGVVGTAVLFTSAFAGMFQTFVRRTFQHTYDAVLATPVDVHELVTGEALWIGLKAGVYGCAPLGVAVLFGLRPSPTVVLVPLIGFVTGLGFGLFGMWMSAIVPNIDSFNYIISGLLTPLFLVAGTFFPLDTLPPWAHTASQLNPLYHCVELVRHSVFDRLGPNDLGHVLALVFFASAMWVGAVSFLRRRLID
- a CDS encoding GlsB/YeaQ/YmgE family stress response membrane protein, with amino-acid sequence MTITGILTALIIGAIVGALGRLVVPGKQNMPIWLTIVVGIIAAFLGTALARAIGIPTATSGIDWRELAVQVVLAAVGVALVAGFYGRSGGRGRRPLVR